From the genome of Acidihalobacter aeolianus:
ACCAGTTCTTCCTGGTTAAATCTAGTGGAAAGATTTTTTGGGATACTGACAGACAAACGATTGCGCAGAAGTGTATTTACATCGGTGACAGAATTGGAGGCGGCTTTGAAAGACTTTATTGAACAACACAACAGGAACCCAAAGCCATTCGCATGGACGAAATCAACAGAAGAAATCTTGGAGAAAGTCGGGCGCGCGCGTGAACAACTCAATAATCTTCAGACTATTTGAAATACTGCACTAGGTGGTGTGGGGAGGGCGGGCTAAACACCCGCCCTTACCCGATTATGCGTTACCCTCTTTAACGTTCATTCCGATCTTGATCATTGTCGATTTCTGCATGCTCAATAATATCTTTGTCTTGGTGTCTATCGAGCGCCAACAACGGTTTATTAACCAATTCGTTCAATAGCGGCGCAAGGTCTTTATCGGTAGCGCCTAATTCTTTCGCGATCCTGACACGCCCAGCAATAGCCTCATTTTCCAACTTTATATTTTCAAGACGAAGTCGGCGTTCTTCCGCAGATTCCCTATATTCTCTATCCTTACGCCTTTCATGACGGTCATTTAGATATTGGCGTATTACTTCTAGCGGATTAATTTTACCCAAAAATTCCCAGAACCCAGGAGAACTCAGTCGAACCGCTGACAAAATAAGCTGCTCGGAGTGTGGCACCAACGATGACACTTCATCTGCGGTAGGAGGCCAATCTCTGACATAACGAACAGCACGTCGTGGTCCTAGTGGCCAGCCATACATCAACCCTGGGTAAACAGGGAAGGGAAACTCACGGGACACTCGTTTAAATCCATCCATTACCGATTCGAAAACAAGAAGCGATTCATAGGCGTGTTTTAAATCGGCTAAATACTCTTCAACTAGCGCGACCTCAACTTCACCGTGACCGTGTATCCTTATTCTTCCCTGTCTTTGTGGCATAGACTATTCCTCCAACTCTTATCACGCATAACGGTTAAGCTGTGGGGCGGCGCAGCGAAGCAAGCCGTCCCACACGAGCGCATTGTTAGCCCATTATTTTAAACCTTTATCAGATAGCCATTTTTCAAGCTGCTCCGGAAGCGAATTCTTAACTTCCGTAGTGTCAAATTGCTTGTATAAACGACCAGTTAGGTCTGTAGACAAAGACTTCAATGTTTTATCTTTTAATAATAAGACATCTTTTCCCATACCTAACATATAACCCACTTCAAGAGTTACATTAGGATTAAAATCATTCTCTGTGATCCTATCAAAAACAGCAATGCCAAAATCACATGCATGCATATACACTTTAACATTTGGAAAGAGATCATCCATATATTCTTTATCATCGGCTCTTAATCCAACAATATTATTCCTTTTAAGAATTTCTTTTATTGTTTCTACAATTTCATTGTGGAGTTTCGTGTTTCCAAATTGCATTATGATAAATGCTGTTTTAGTTCCATTTGGATAGTCTTTTCTGAATTTTTCTAAACCTGATGCTATTTCGGGTGTTGAAATCGCCTGCTCTGATATTCTTTTTTCTGGTTTTTGTTGAGCTTCGAGAACAGAGTTTACATACTGCACTACTATTTGCTGCACATATTCTTCGAGATCTTTCTCTAAGATGTGTTGAGGGTACGAGAATGCCCATACTACATCTCCAACTTCAATTCGTACTTGGTGAGTAATGCTTTGAAGTTCAAGTCTTCCATGAGATGAAAGATCTCGATAATTTATTGATGTTCCACCAGGAGCATTTGCAAAAACGATGTGATAACTTGAAGTGTCTTTACCTACAAAGAGGAAAGTACATTGTTGAACTGATAAAAGAGATGCTGGCACTTGCAAAGAGAGAGCATATTTTCTCACTTTGTCACCGAAGCTCTTTACTACTTCATTTACTTTTTTTCGTTCTTCTTCTGGTAGATCGCCACCGATACTTGCCATACCACCAGATGTAATAAATTGAATCGCCGACATTATCTCTCCTTGTGTGGGCTAACGACCAAGCTCACTCGACGAAAACCGCGTAGCGGTTTTTGGTCGAGTGGAGCGCCGTGTTAGCTGTGGCCGCTTACATCCCCAGAGATGGACCACTACGTTCCCTCTTAATTTCTCTTACCATTTCAGGCGTAGGATCTAGTTTTAAGCCGTGATCCAAGCCAAACTCATACAAGTTCATGCAACTGGTAATTTTCTTGTCTTTACTGATACCTGCAACAAAGGAATAACTACCAACAGAGCCGCCGCTCGACTCTCCAATTTTTGATTTATGTTTAATAAGCTCATCAAGATAGGAAATGAATTCCTGCTTTTCTTTCCCTGCCTCGAATATCTCACTGATTTTAGATATGGATTTGTTTGAAAAGTAAGTTCTACCACCAAGCCAAAAACCGCCATCCACTACTTGACCATAGATTAAAAAGTGATGGTCATCATTAGGAGATAGTGCACTCTTCGCTGACTCGTAGTTCTTGTATTTTTTCTTTTCGGATGACAATGACTCTAAATCCTTTTTGAACTCCAAAATAACCCACTTTTCATTAGTAGAGAGAAAAGCATCTCCAGCTTTTTCTTGTTCTCCATCTAGAGGAGACAGAATCATCTCATCAGGAATGAACCTCCTGATGAAGTAGCACTCAACGGTTTTTTCCCACCACTTCATCTAATTCTCCTTGTGCAGCTAACTTAAAGTAGACACCCTAAAGGGGTGCGTTGAACCACACCTGACAGGTGCCTAAACTACAATCATGCTCGCCTTATCAAGGCTTACACATCACATCGAGCCGTCAAATACACCCTAAAGCGGACAGCAAGTACACCTCTGCGCACAGCTGGGATCGAATGGCTGCATCCCCGGTCCAATACCCACTCACGCAAAAATGAGTAAGTGCTGGCGCGTTCATACGGCGATAGCCAAGCCTGTTTCCCTACGTGTGAAACTCGATGATATCGAGCACCATCGCCCGTACGCGCCAAGCGAATGACCACGGTAGACAACGGGTTAATGAAGTAGAGCTGCGGGCGGTTGATAAGTTCCGCCGCTGAGCGATGGCCAAGCGTGAAAAAACGTTCAGCCCGGCGGCGAAACGTCCAACGCCTCGCCCAACACCCGCATCCCCGCACCCTCGCGCTCGGCGACGAGTACGCCGTTACGGAACACGGCGCGGCGCGGCGGGAGGCGGCGCAGGGCTTCGTCCTCGGTGGGGACGTCCCACAGGATGAGGTCGGCGGGGGCGCCGACGGCGATGGCGTGATCGCTCAGGCCGAAGGCGGCGGCGGGCATGTCGGTGAGCATGCGGAACAGCCAGGGGCGTTCGTCCGCGCCGATGATCTGGGCGTAGTGCATGAGCACGAAGGCGGCCTTGAGCGGGTCGCCATCGCCCATGGGATACCAGGGGTCCATCACGGAGTCGTGGCCGCAGGCGACGTTGAGCCCGGCCTGCAGCATTTCCTTGATGCGTGCGTGACCGCGGCGCGTGGGATAGCCGTCGAAGCGCCCTTGCAGGACGGAATTGTCCAGCGGGTTGGTGACCACGTGCAGGCCGGCGCGGGCCATGTAGCCGATCAGCTTGCCGGCGTAGGCGCCGTTGTAGCCGTGCGAGGCGGTCAGGTGGCTGGCGGTGACCTTGCCGGATACGCCCTGGCGCAGGGTCTGCGCGGCCATGACCTCGACGAAGCGCGACTGATCGTCGTCGGTCTCGTCGCAGTGGATGTCCACCCGCCGGCCGTGTTCGCGCGCCTGCGCGAGCACCCATTCGACCGAGCGCACGCCGTCCTCGCGCGTCATCTCGAAGTGCGGGAT
Proteins encoded in this window:
- a CDS encoding cytosine deaminase — protein: MTDVLIRNARITARGAEPCDVAIAGGRIAAIGSSLPGGGTEIDAAGGLLSPSFVELHCHLDATLTAGTPRPNRSGTLWEGIALWAEIKPALTEESVYARARKTLLWMLSHGVTHVRTHVDVCDPSLVALRALLRLREDLRGTLDLQLVAFPQEGIYAFADGEALMREAIALGVDCIGGIPHFEMTREDGVRSVEWVLAQAREHGRRVDIHCDETDDDQSRFVEVMAAQTLRQGVSGKVTASHLTASHGYNGAYAGKLIGYMARAGLHVVTNPLDNSVLQGRFDGYPTRRGHARIKEMLQAGLNVACGHDSVMDPWYPMGDGDPLKAAFVLMHYAQIIGADERPWLFRMLTDMPAAAFGLSDHAIAVGAPADLILWDVPTEDEALRRLPPRRAVFRNGVLVAEREGAGMRVLGEALDVSPPG